In Ruminiclostridium josui JCM 17888, the genomic window TTTTACTCCTTTATAGTGGTATGCTTTTACGTGAATTATATTAGTCGCCGGTGAACTCAACTCAATAGTCAGTGCAGGACCACCCAAAGTATCTCCTCTGTGATTAATGGGGTTACATGGTGCAAAAATGCGTAAACTGTCCCCACAGTTTTCTATACGGTATGCCTTTGATGGGTAATGCAGAGAATATCCTTCCTTACTCAACCAATATCCATTAAGAAACTTCATGGTAAAAAGACCTCCTAAAAAGTTTATCCGACTATTTATTATTCTTATTCTCAATTATACAGTCACAACTGTACCTTTAAAACGTAAAAAATCACATTAAAAACACTGTAATAATTCTAGAACTTTTTGAAAAAGTATACTCACCTATAAATTTTACAGTGTTTTTGACTATTTTTTTAGGATATACAAAATTTAAAGGGAAAGATACAATATTTTTGTAAAAAATTACTAAACAAAACATTTGGAGGGAAGCTAAATGTCCAGTCCGTCTTACGGCAATACTCGCGTTAAAATTAAAAAGAATAAGCACCGAGATCGATTTAAACTGTTTTTTATGGCTTTACCTTTTCTGATTCTTTGTTTTACATTTTCCTACTTACCATTATACGGATGGATTTATTCAATGTTTGATTATCGTCCGCCATTTAAGTTGTATCAGTGTGACTTTGTTGGGTTAAAATGGATTACGGCAATTGTTACTAATCCTGTTTATCGAAATGCAATTGGGGATGTTCTTCGCAATACTTTTGCTATCAGCGGGTTAAATCTCTTAACCTCCGTTCTGCCTCTTGCCTTTGCTGTTTTTCTAAATGAAGTCAAGAGAGGCTGGTTTAAGCGAATTGTGCAAGTGTTAACTACTTTGCCTAATTTTATAAGCTGGGTACTTGTTTACTCTGTTGCTTATGTGTTCTTTTCAACCGGTGACGGCGTAGTAAACAAGTTACTAATGGATATGCATATTATTTCTTCTCCCATAAACTTTCTTGCAAGCGACAACCATACATGGCTTTCAATGACTTTATGGAGTTTGTGGAAAACTCTCGGCTGGAGTGCCATTATGTATCTTGCAGCAATAGCAGGCATTGACCAGGAACTTTATGAAGCTGCAAAAGTCGATGGAGCAGGACGCTTTCGTATGATGTGGAATATCACTGTGCCGTCCCTGCTTCCAACCTTCTTCGTTCTGCTAATGCTGTCAGTTGCTAATTTCCTTAATAATGGCCTTGACCAGTATTATGTATTCCAGAATGCAATGAACAAAGCACATATTCAGGTTCTCGACCTCTATGTTTATAATATAGGTGTTGGCAGTATGAATTTCCCTCTTGCAACTGCCGTCAGTATGCTCAAGTCCATCGTCAGCATAGCACTTCTGTTTACGGTTAACGGCGTATCTAAACTTTTGCGTGGCGAAACTATCGTCTGACAAATTTATAAAGGAGGAAATTAACTATGCTACCAATAGTAAAAAAGAAAAAACAGTATTCTTTTGGAGACATTGTGTTTTATACAATTACATATTTTGTATTTACAATATTAACAATCGCTTGTATTTATCCTTTTTATTTTTTGATTATAAACACTCTTACAGCTAATGAAATAAGCTCTAAAACAGCAGTTTTACTACTTCCTCAAAAACTGCACTTTGACAATTATGTGAAGATTTTGAAGTTAAACGGACTCACGGATGCTTTGTTTGTATCAGTAGCTCGTACAGTAGTCGGCGCTACCCTAACAGTTTTTGCCTCTGCTTTTCTGGGGTATCTGTTCACAAAAAAAGAAATGTGGGGCCGTAAATTCTGGTACCGTTTTATCATTATTACAATGTACTTTAATGCCGGATTGATTCCGTGGTTCATTACAATGCTTAACCTAGGTCTTCGTAATAATTTTCTTGCATATATTCTGCCGGCTATTGTGGCTCCCTTTAATGTCATTCTTGTAAAAACTTATATAGAAAATACCCCACAGGCACTTCAGGAAGCAGCACAGATAGATGGCGCAGGATACTTTACCATATTTCTTAAAGTTGTCTGGCCACTCTGTGTTCCAATTCTTGCAACGGTAGCTATTTTTTCCGCCGTGGGTCAATGGAATTCTTTCACTGACACCTTGCTTCTGATGACAGACAGCCGTCTGTATACCCTACAATTTATTCTGTACCGCTACCTCAATCAAGCGAGCTCACTTGCAAGTATAATGAGAAACAGCGGTGCTGGAATTGGTCAGTCGGTCTCAAATCTTGCAAGCTCTCAAACGGCACAGTCGGTAAGGATGACTGTTTCAGTAGTGGTTATACTTCCTATTTTGTTTGTATATCCCTTTTTCCAAAGATATTTTGTAGGAGGTATAATTATAGGCGCCGTCAAGGGTTAATTCTAATATAGTTTATCCGTGTCATGCACAATGTGCAGCGGCACATTAAAAATACTGCTTTAATAATACAATAATTTAATGGAGGTTTATGTATGAAAAAGTGGCTAATTAAATCCCTAACAGCTGCCATTATCCTTAGTATTACCGTAAGTATGGCAGCCTGTACTAAACCGGGCGATGATAGCGGTTCCTCATCCGGTTCAAGCAGTTCCGCATCTGGTTCCGGCAACAACCCGTACAAAGATACGGTAACACTTGATGTTTACACTCTCACCGGAAATTTTCAAGGTGAACAGATAGGATGGTTGGGAAAGGTAATCAAAGACAAGTTTAATCTCAAACTAAACATTATCTCGGCTCAGACAGACGGAAACGCAGACCAGTCTTTTCAAACGCGTTCTGCTTCCGGTGACCTTGGTGATATTGTGGTATACGGCGCAATGGACACCAAATTTACTGATTCCCTTAAAGCCGGACTTTTATTGAAGTTGACGGATAACGATTTGCTGGCAAAACACGGAAGTAACATTGTGAAGAATTTTTCAGGTGCCTTAAAGCGTATCTCCGATAAATATGGTGATTATGCAATTCCTAATAATGTTTCTACAGAGTCCCCAAATACTCCTTCCGAGGACTCTGACCTTACATTTGGTGTATACACCCGTTATGATTACTATCAAGAAATAGGTTCTCCTAAGCTGAATACCTTCGACGATGTATATCCCATGCTAAAAGCAATGGCACAAAAACACCCCACCAATTCAAATGGTCAAAAGCAGTATGCTTTTTCACTGTTTAAGGATTGGGACGGCTGCATGATGATGTTCGGAAAAATGATTGCAGAGCTTTACGGTTATGAAGAGGCTCCCTTCGGTGGTTTCCTTTTGGCAAATAATATGGCTACCGAGTATCAGAACATTATTGACCCCAACAGTTACTACATAAAAGCCTTGAAAGTTTATAACCAGGCATATCGTGATGGTCTTTTAGACCCTGACTCAATTAATCAGACCTGGGATGACATTACCAAAAAGTATGCAAACGGTCAAGTTTTATACTCTCAGTTTAGTTGGCTTGGCCCAAACAATTTTAACAATGCTGAAAATATATCAAACGGTATTGGATTTGCCCTTGTTCCTATCGCTGATGAAAAAATATGGTCAAATGGATTTACTCCTAACGGCAGCACTTACCTTGTAGCATTAGGCAAGTCCTGTAAAAATCCTGAGCGAGCTATGGACTTCCTAAACTGGTACTACTCTCCTGAAGGAACAATGACAATAAAGAACGGCCCTGAAGGTCTTGCATGGAAAATAGAAAATGGAAAACCGATATTAACAGAATTTGGTAAAAAATGTATGCCATCTATTGCAGTTGAAGTATCTAGTGAGTTTGGTGGCAGCGATTGGCAGACAGGGGAGTGTAAAGTCGGTTTTGACGGCTTAGCAGCAAACTCCATTAACCCGAATACAAATGAACCTTATTATTACAAGCTTTGGTCGTCAACACTGTTATCCAACACAAGTACCCTGCAGAAAAACTGGAGTGCAGCCATGGACGGTGCTCTGACAGCAAAAGAATGGCTTGTGAAGAACAACCATGTTTCAGTATCTCCTGGAACTGATTATGTTGCTCCTACTCTTCCTCCAGACATCCAGTCAATTCAGGACGTAGTTAAAATGGATATTCGTGACTATTCCTGGAAAATGGTTTATGCAAAGAGTGACAGTGAATTTAATTCCCTTCTAAAGGAAATGACCGAGAAGGTCAAAGGAGAAGGTTATGATACCGTTGTAGAATGGGATAAACATCAGTTAGCCGAGCTTGCTGAGGCTCGCAAGCAGGCAGCTGAAAGCGGCAAATAAACTAATAAAACTGTACGTTTTATAAATCCTCTCTTTGGAAAAAGGATGCAGCCTTCGGTAATATCGAGGATGCATCCTTTTTCTTTTGTAAGACCTAAATATATTATTTTCAGGAGGAAAAACATTTGGAATATAAATTATGGTATAAGAGTCCTGCCAACATGTGGGAAGAGGCACTACCCATCGGTAACGGTAGTCTTGGCGGAATGGTTCATGGAGGTATATATCGGGAGTGTATTTATTTAAACCATGACACCCTATGGTCTGGATTACCTGGGCAGCATATTAATAAGAATACACTGCATTTATTACCTAATGTGCGTCGTCTGGTGGATGAAGGTAGAAATTATGAGGCTCAAAAGCTTATAGAAGAAAATATACTAACGGGTTACACACAGTCATATTTGCCGCTAGGCAGGTTAATACTGACCTGTGAGCTGTCAAGGGATATTAAAGAATACAGTCGTTCACTCTTCCTTAATTCTGCTGTATGTGAAACCCACTTTAACTGCGGTGGAGTTAATTATTGCCGTGAGGTTATATGTTCTTATCCCGACAATGTAATTGCAGTTCATATGACTGCAAATAAGCATGGTGCATTGACCTTTAACGCTACTCTTAATTCACAACTGCGTTATAAGGTTGATAAAAAAGATAGTACCTTAATAATCACCGGCGACTGTCCATCTAATATGATTCCGGATTACATGGAAGCAGATAAACATATTATCTATGACAATGAAGAATACAGCAGAAGTATCCACTTTTCAGTAGGATTGAGAGCAAATGTAAAGGGTGGCTCATTACTTATTGAGCCAGACAAGATTTCCGTCACTAATGCAGATGAAGTTCTCCTGTTACTCTCTTCAGCTACAAATTTTGAGGGTTTTGATAGAATTCCCGGCAGTTCAGGAAGCGACCCTTTAACCAAATGTATGAGAATCTTGGATATGGCAGCATGTTATAGTTGGAATGAACTATTATCCCGCCATCGAACTGATTACACTTCTTTATTTGAACGGGTATGTCTTGACCTTGGGCATCAGTCGCCACTG contains:
- a CDS encoding ABC transporter permease; the encoded protein is MSSPSYGNTRVKIKKNKHRDRFKLFFMALPFLILCFTFSYLPLYGWIYSMFDYRPPFKLYQCDFVGLKWITAIVTNPVYRNAIGDVLRNTFAISGLNLLTSVLPLAFAVFLNEVKRGWFKRIVQVLTTLPNFISWVLVYSVAYVFFSTGDGVVNKLLMDMHIISSPINFLASDNHTWLSMTLWSLWKTLGWSAIMYLAAIAGIDQELYEAAKVDGAGRFRMMWNITVPSLLPTFFVLLMLSVANFLNNGLDQYYVFQNAMNKAHIQVLDLYVYNIGVGSMNFPLATAVSMLKSIVSIALLFTVNGVSKLLRGETIV
- a CDS encoding extracellular solute-binding protein, translating into MKKWLIKSLTAAIILSITVSMAACTKPGDDSGSSSGSSSSASGSGNNPYKDTVTLDVYTLTGNFQGEQIGWLGKVIKDKFNLKLNIISAQTDGNADQSFQTRSASGDLGDIVVYGAMDTKFTDSLKAGLLLKLTDNDLLAKHGSNIVKNFSGALKRISDKYGDYAIPNNVSTESPNTPSEDSDLTFGVYTRYDYYQEIGSPKLNTFDDVYPMLKAMAQKHPTNSNGQKQYAFSLFKDWDGCMMMFGKMIAELYGYEEAPFGGFLLANNMATEYQNIIDPNSYYIKALKVYNQAYRDGLLDPDSINQTWDDITKKYANGQVLYSQFSWLGPNNFNNAENISNGIGFALVPIADEKIWSNGFTPNGSTYLVALGKSCKNPERAMDFLNWYYSPEGTMTIKNGPEGLAWKIENGKPILTEFGKKCMPSIAVEVSSEFGGSDWQTGECKVGFDGLAANSINPNTNEPYYYKLWSSTLLSNTSTLQKNWSAAMDGALTAKEWLVKNNHVSVSPGTDYVAPTLPPDIQSIQDVVKMDIRDYSWKMVYAKSDSEFNSLLKEMTEKVKGEGYDTVVEWDKHQLAELAEARKQAAESGK
- a CDS encoding carbohydrate ABC transporter permease codes for the protein MLPIVKKKKQYSFGDIVFYTITYFVFTILTIACIYPFYFLIINTLTANEISSKTAVLLLPQKLHFDNYVKILKLNGLTDALFVSVARTVVGATLTVFASAFLGYLFTKKEMWGRKFWYRFIIITMYFNAGLIPWFITMLNLGLRNNFLAYILPAIVAPFNVILVKTYIENTPQALQEAAQIDGAGYFTIFLKVVWPLCVPILATVAIFSAVGQWNSFTDTLLLMTDSRLYTLQFILYRYLNQASSLASIMRNSGAGIGQSVSNLASSQTAQSVRMTVSVVVILPILFVYPFFQRYFVGGIIIGAVKG